Within the Erigeron canadensis isolate Cc75 chromosome 6, C_canadensis_v1, whole genome shotgun sequence genome, the region aatctGGGTCAAACTCCACATCACAACACGCCACGTAATGAGAAAATAAAGGGAAAACCCAGTGACCGGCAATAGGAGGTATGATGCATCATTAGGAcagtttttgaaaattaattacataacatactagatcaatacataacataaacattttgtcatagttcactatAATTATAGGCCattatcctttttattttaggtaattttacttttgaattatcaaaattattcttgactttttatgttttgcccttaatgaattataatttacattttaaacttttattttaacaattaacactttaagtccttatattttaaaattttctactattacaattacatcaatctacaccacttgacaccgccaccaccaccaatagtaccatcaccgacaacaCTAGACCGTATTTTCCACCACTACCGCCAcattgcgcaggtaccatgctcgtatatttaaaaacaaatagaatagaataaataaaataaataaaagtaatggAGAAACAACGACACCGTCCAGACAGATGTATAAActagaaacacacacacacagatccACGGATCAAACACGGTTATATTGCATTTTGcatacataataatatttaaatttaaatttaataatataaatcaatttGCAAGCCCAAAAATATAGAGACAGAGACATAGACATAGACATagacagagagagagagagagatctgTTTACAAGATTATAGAAACATATCATCAGAAAACCAAACCCTAACCCACAATTCAATcgattgatttattatttttttgtttattaagatttttgtttttaagaaaattaataaTGGAAGAAGAAGcacaacagcaacaacaacaacaacaaaagaaagaagaaaacaataataataataataagcaaaGAATATGGATGAGAGATCCCCCAACGGACCGGCCGGTTCGTGTTTACGCCGATGGAATTTACGATCTCTTTCACTTCGGTCATGCTCGTTCCCTTGAACAAGCCAAAAAATCGTATTTcccttttcattattttattttattttataacatatatatatatatattgagatttATATATAGTAAGATAAATAGAGGTGATGCAAATAATTGGAAAAGAATCTGGAATTTACACAGAACATATAACATAGAATAAAGTTTGTAGGCGAAGTGTTTGtaacatatttttgttttacgATGTTGAAATAGGTTTCCAAATACATATCTGTTGGTTGGATGCTGCAATGATCAAGTCACTCACAGCCTTAAGGGGAAAACAGTCATGACTGACACCGAGCGCTATGAATCCCTCCGTCATTGCAAGTATGTTTAAAGATTCTCATTTCACGATATCGATTTTACTTATAGGATGCTATTGACTTTTTACTTGCATTTATGACGTATTTATGTACAAATAATGACACTACTTGTAATCACGCAACAAAGTCATATAGATTTCTGGGGTCAtcatatgttatatatagtttagCTTGACCagaaaaatagtttttattcAAGTGAGTTTGTTAATCATGAAGCATGTTCACTTGTAATTTCACTTATCTTTTTTTGTTATGTATGAACTTGGTTTGAGAGCTCCCTATTATTCCTTTATGCAGGTGGGTTGATGAAGTTATCCCGGATGCCCCTTGGGTAATGGATCAGGAATTTATTGATAAGCATCAGATTGACTATGTTGCTCACGACTCTCTCCCGTAAGGTCAACCTACCCTAAAGTATATTAACTTTGTTCCTCAAAGCCCCAGGGCGTATTTTCTCTTGAACGAATACATGTCACAATAAGGCTCCGTGCCTCCAATTGATTAGGAGTTAGTCACGAAGTAATATAGCTGATTCTTGTGTAGTTGTGTTATCTTCTGGATGCTTCCAAGTAAGAAATGATTCGTTAACTATAAAATACAGACATGTCATGCCTGTGCAAACCCATAAGGGACATAGGACATGCGACTTCCAAGTGATAGATCATAGTGAAAAAATTTCTTGGTAATGAAATCCATTGATATGCTTTATCTTGTAGAGGGACATGACAACAGAATCATTAACTTAATGGAGTATGGTTGATGTTTATTGATATCAAGGTTTATGGTATTTAAGTATGTGACGTGTTAAGTGATTTTACATTCTTAAACTTTCAGTTATGCGGATGCAAGTGGAACAGCAAATGATGTCTACGAATTTGTAAGTTCAGATGTTATTTAATACAAAAAGGCTTGGTGCCCTGTAATTTGTGTTCAAAATTTGAATTCTGATTGAACTTGTCAATGAACATCTCACAGGACATTCATGTCACTAAGGGAGTTCATTGTTTCTTAGGAAATTTCGATAGTTTCAACTTTTTGAGTCAAATATTAGATATGGGATGGCGGTTGAGGATCCTTCAGTTCACTTTATCAATGAAAGTACTTGTTTCTTTACAGATCTTGAATTTGAAAATGTCCCAACAATGATGGATAATGTACATCTTTTCCAGAACTGGACATATACGTTTCCTGCAGTCAATTGAGTCATTTCTAGTCATCCCCGACATATTTTGATGTATATCCAAAGAATTTAAACTTCATTAGTGGTCCTGCTTCTTATGAAGTTATGGGTGTTCACAAccaggaagaaaaaaaaatgtgtgcAGCTTTTAGCAAACTTAACCGGTCTGTTTGTTGATACTGGTTTGAACCTAGACATTAAATAATTTCCTTTTCAGTTCGGTTTAGGCTCATGATATAAAGTGGACTAGCAACTGAAAATTTGGattgttaaaagtttttattggTGATGCTTCATTTTGGGTAGTTTGATATTGTAACACTTTTCTTCGTCCAATCTTTCTCCGAGAATGGTACATTTATGCTGTGCTCTAATATTTCTTGGATCAATCTTTGCTTAGGTCAAATCTATTGGAAGATTTAAGGAGACGAAGCGGACAGAAGGTATTTCCACATCAGATATAATCATGAGAATTGTCAAAGATTATAACAATTATGTGATGCGCAATTTGGACCGAGGCTACTCAAGAAAGGACCTTGGGGTCAGCTTTGTCAAGGTATCATTGAACACTCTAAGTTGTACTGCTGTGTATCTTTTATCCTATACTGTATTCTTATGTTTGCATAAGTTTTGATGTACCAGGAAAAGAGGTTGAGAGTGAACATGAGCTTAAGGAAGCTACATGAAAAGGTGAAGAAGCAACAAGAAAAGGTGGAAGAGAAGGTACGGATCCCGTATCTTTCCTTCCTTTGTACTTGAACCTTTTCAGTTGTGTGCGTATTTGAAAAGTTGTTGTATAAAATGTTTGCTTACCCAACATATCTTCTTAAATTATAGAAGTAGATAACGGCGAAGACAAATGCCAATTAAGTCAAACATGGACTTCTGTAAACTTAAGTTTTAATAATCAAGTGGCTTTAACTTTGTATTTTACAAAAAGTAAGATCCAATATTGGATATAATGTGTAAGATGAAATTCTTTATTGTTGTGGTTGCCAATCATTTTGTGTCTATTGTTCGTATTGCAGATCCATATAGTGGCAAAAACTGCAGGCATGAATCATAACCTTTGGGTTGAAAATGCTGATCGTTTGGTTGCTGGTTTTCTTGAAATGTTTGAAGAAGGATGCCATAAAATGGTAAGATCTTCATACGTAGACATAGATGCTATATGTATCAACAAGTGTATAATAAATCTACTTTCATTCCTATTAACCAGAGGTAGCAAGAGTGGAAGGTTGGTCGTGTACCTGTGTTACGTGTTGATTAACATGCTTTAGCGAACATCGAAACATCATTACCAACCAACCAATTAAATGCAAACATGTTGGCTGTTAACCATAGTCCTAAGGTTTATTGTTAGCAGGACCCTTGCTATTCTAACTATCTAGGTTTTTTATTAAAGTGATTTAGGCGACGTAAATCTTAACTATAAACTTTTCTGGCACTTCTAACCAGTTAGATAAATTTATTAGACATACTTGAGATAATACATAGCCCAAATCAGCCCAATTATAAGCAAATGGGTACAGGTACACCTTTAAGCCCTAATATCATCATATTTCATTACGTTCCCAGGGAACGGCGATCAGGGATCGGATTCAGGAGCAGTTGAAGAAGGGAAATGCAGGGGAACTCACGTATGACAAGGATGAAGATGACGATGACAGTGAAGATGGCGATGAGACCGAGTATTATTATGACTATAGCACCGAGGAAGAAGTGTACTCTGATGGAGGAGAAGCTGTACCAGCATCTCAATGAAGTTTGTTATTTCCTGAACGTGTAGCAATATGTGTAAAGGGTTGGATGCAATAGGTATTGACTTGGTATTGAATATGTAGGTTTTGATATAAGTTGGAAGTTTGTTTATGTAATAATTATGTTGGAGTTTCTGCATTGGACAGTTTTTGAATGTATCAAATGTTTTGGCCATAAACTGTTGGCTTATTTAAAAATACGACAAAGCCTGTATACATGAAGCTGTGTTGatggtttcttttttttctttttttgattatttctttgatatgatataaatatgaatTTGAATCCATCATTCTGTATTGCTTTATATTCCAAATAAGTGGCAAAATAGCTGAGTTAACAGTCAAATTGAGTGGACATTCGCTACTTCAAGTCAGCCACTTTGAGACGTAAAATCTCAGTCAACCTTGCAAGATCGATTAAGCAGGTTCTTGAGCCAAATTGGATTCAATATGTTTGTGTGCAGAATTATGTAAACCAACTTATAACAGCTGGTTATGTCTATGTAAACCAACTTATAACTAGCATTTTAAAGTAATACTTTCGAATGAAGGAAACCCAAATAGATGCAAGCCAAAGATTTCAAACATCTTTTACATAATATCTATTTTGATGGAGGAGGGATCAAGTCAGATCTAGGTTACCGCATTTAAATCTATTTAATTTTCTTAGCCAAGTGATTTTAGAGGTTTTATGTGTAAAACAGACAGTCTGACTTACTATTCATTCGAGCCATTTCCTTAACGTTAATTTTTCTGATATTTTTCATTAATGCTGTAGAGGTGAAACACAACCCAGTCATTCCATTTATAAGTAGAATGGGATCATGAGTCAAAATTGCCACTCTAATAGCAGCTATTTTGCTACCAGACTAGTAGATTTGGCTTCCCAGTGCTGAAAACATCTCTACAATGCAAACATTCAATATAGTCACTGCAAATTAAAAATGTTCCCGGTCTGACCGACTGAAGTGGCCAGTCCACTCCGCTCCGGTTTTAAAACCGTGCTTTGTAGACACTAATTTTAATATGGCATCAGTTTGGCCGATCGGGGGGAAAATGGTATCAGTTAATATTATTTGACTGTATCTAAAAATAATATCCAAAAATTCTAATATGTTCCTGCAATCAACTATAATTGAAGTCTTTGGTATCTAACAACACACTTCCTTATAGTTACATGTCTCTTTACGACATCTAAACCGATCTACAACCGTACCTAAAGCAAGTACTTAACCCCACGGGAAGTCAAAATATAAGATATTGGCAATAACCGTTAATCTTCTGCCTCCTTTTGAGCTAAAATGGGTGATACCTGAGGTGGTCCAGAGGTTTGAGGGTAGGCACTCTTTTTGCCCTTTAAGGGTTTTGCAAGCTCTACGTATATTACTCTGCCATCAAAATACTGCAGGAGAATGAACGTTAGATTCTGGGTTAAAGCTGAAACTGAAAACAGGCAAAATTATGGGGAAGAAAAGGCAAGGAAAAACCTTCTCATCCATGTTTTCTAGGGCATTCATGGCATCATCTTGATTCATATATTGGACAAATGCATACCCTTTTGACTTCTTTGAGGTCTCACCCTTAATAAGCTTAACTACAGACAACTCAACACTAAAGTTAAGACTTAAGACAGCAAGAAAAGCGTTCAAAAATTCTCATAATATAGTTAATTTTTGGAAAATCTCATTGAAATACCTTCAGCTATCTGGCCAAAACTTGAAAATTCTTCCTTCAAACAACTTTCACTGGTAGAGTACGATAAATCTACAATTCAAAATGAACGGTTATATTATACCTGACATGTTACAGTTACAAGGACGTACAAACAGATTAGAGAACACCAACCACTGTTACAAGAAAAATAGCATCCTTATCCTTAACAACAATTCAACATATCCTTATTTGGAACTTTGAAAGTTAACATCATCTGCGACGTATCACAATGTAAGTTATAGTAAAGAAAAGTTGACATTGATTTGTACTGACAAGATTCCCTAATGAGTTCATTTGGATGGCATTTCAGACATTTTTCTATAGAGAAACACTTCTGTTAAAAGCTGTGCTACAACACAAATTCTAAGAACTAGAGCCGTATTCATTCTAAACTTTACACTGGTGCTATTGCTGATTGTCTAACAATTAAAGATACAAACTGATCATCGGTGAAGTCCTGCCCTTTCACAATGTCAACATTTTCTTCAAATTCTATTCAAACTACTACCCAACTGCATCAGGTATTCCCAATCAACCTtgcttatatttaaaaaaaataagtactTTAAACAAAGTATATCCAGTCGCCCCTCTTACGCTCTATAATGTATCTTTCTATTctcattattataataaaaaacaactaaaagtcACAATATCTTTCCAAATAATCACCAATGCCTGTCAAAGATTCGAAGgaagttaaagaaaaatgatagcTCCATCAAGATAACAACCACCTGTGTGCTAGTGATATTAAGGTAGTTGTAGAGCATGGAAACGAGTCAGGAAGCGGGGGATGCTAAGAGCACAACTGTATTAATCACTAAAATACCTGAGTGAAGATAACATGGCAAGGGGGCCAGGTCCCTTGTGGCGTTCTCATGAAAATCAGCAAGTCTCATGGAGTTGACTCGTCAGCAAAGATTGT harbors:
- the LOC122603163 gene encoding choline-phosphate cytidylyltransferase 2-like produces the protein MEEEAQQQQQQQQKKEENNNNNNKQRIWMRDPPTDRPVRVYADGIYDLFHFGHARSLEQAKKSFPNTYLLVGCCNDQVTHSLKGKTVMTDTERYESLRHCKWVDEVIPDAPWVMDQEFIDKHQIDYVAHDSLPYADASGTANDVYEFVKSIGRFKETKRTEGISTSDIIMRIVKDYNNYVMRNLDRGYSRKDLGVSFVKEKRLRVNMSLRKLHEKVKKQQEKVEEKIHIVAKTAGMNHNLWVENADRLVAGFLEMFEEGCHKMGTAIRDRIQEQLKKGNAGELTYDKDEDDDDSEDGDETEYYYDYSTEEEVYSDGGEAVPASQ
- the LOC122605289 gene encoding organelle RRM domain-containing protein 6, chloroplastic, translating into MSTITSVGWLRPSSSSSSSSLPFPGFMKSKSLKLRACFVEYPLASKIMVRNLSYSTSESCLKEEFSSFGQIAEVKLIKGETSKKSKGYAFVQYMNQDDAMNALENMDEKYFDGRVIYVELAKPLKGKKSAYPQTSGPPQVSPILAQKEAED